A region from the Mycobacterium heidelbergense genome encodes:
- a CDS encoding DUF3060 domain-containing protein: MNWTTVAGPLATCAIVIAATAAAPPPSAHAKNGDTHITGQGIEQTLDCNDATLIVNGTANVITAKGNCWAVTVMGSSNTVIADAVTHDITAYGWDQTVFYRGGSPFIWDRGRELGMTNRLQQVG; this comes from the coding sequence GTGAACTGGACAACCGTCGCCGGGCCGCTGGCAACCTGTGCCATCGTCATCGCTGCTACCGCCGCCGCCCCGCCGCCGTCCGCGCACGCCAAGAACGGCGACACCCACATCACCGGCCAGGGCATCGAGCAAACGCTGGACTGCAACGATGCGACCCTGATCGTCAACGGCACCGCGAACGTCATCACCGCCAAGGGCAACTGCTGGGCGGTGACGGTCATGGGCTCGTCCAACACCGTCATCGCCGACGCGGTCACGCACGACATCACGGCTTACGGCTGGGATCAGACCGTGTTCTACCGCGGCGGTTCGCCGTTCATCTGGGACCGCGGCCGTGAACTGGGCATGACCAACCGGCTCCAGCAGGTGGGCTGA
- the rpsG gene encoding 30S ribosomal protein S7 — MPRKGPAPKRPLVNDPVYGSQLVTQLVNKILLKGKKSLAERIVYGALEQAREKTGTDPVITLKRALDNVKPALEVRSRRVGGATYQVPVEVRPDRSTTLALRWLVSFSRQRREKTMIERLANEILDASNGLGASVKRREDTHKMAEANRAFAHYRW, encoded by the coding sequence ATGCCGCGCAAGGGGCCCGCGCCCAAGCGTCCGCTGGTCAACGACCCTGTCTACGGATCGCAGCTCGTCACCCAGCTGGTGAACAAGATCCTGCTCAAGGGGAAGAAATCCCTCGCCGAACGCATTGTTTATGGTGCGCTCGAGCAAGCCCGGGAAAAGACGGGTACCGACCCCGTGATCACGCTCAAGCGCGCTCTCGACAACGTCAAGCCCGCCCTGGAAGTGCGCAGCCGCCGCGTCGGCGGTGCGACCTACCAGGTGCCCGTCGAGGTGCGTCCGGACCGGTCCACCACGCTGGCGCTGCGCTGGCTTGTCAGCTTCTCGCGGCAGCGCCGGGAGAAGACCATGATCGAGCGGCTGGCAAACGAGATTCTGGATGCCAGCAACGGCCTCGGGGCCTCCGTCAAGCGGCGTGAGGACACCCACAAGATGGCCGAGGCGAACCGCGCCTTTGCGCACTATCGCTGGTAG
- a CDS encoding crotonase/enoyl-CoA hydratase family protein: MTHAIRPVDFDNLKTMTYEVTDRVARITFNRPEKGNAIVADTPLELSALVERADLDPNVHVILVSGRGEGFCAGFDLSAYADGSGSAGGTGAYKGTVLDGKTQAINHFANQPWDPMIDYQMMSRFVRGFSSLMHADKPTVVKIHGYCVAGGTDIALHADQVIAAADAKIGYPPTRVWGVPAAGLWAHRLGDQRAKRLLLTGDCITGAQAAEWGLAVEAPDPEDLDERTERLVQRIAAVPVNQLIMVKLALNSALLQQGVATSRMVGTLFDGVARHTPEGHAFVADAVEHGFREAVRHRDEPFGDYGRRASEV; encoded by the coding sequence GTGACTCACGCGATCAGGCCCGTCGATTTCGACAACCTGAAAACGATGACCTACGAGGTCACCGACCGGGTTGCGCGGATCACTTTCAACCGGCCGGAGAAGGGCAACGCGATCGTCGCGGACACCCCGCTGGAGCTCTCGGCGCTGGTGGAGCGTGCCGACCTCGATCCCAACGTGCACGTCATCCTGGTGTCCGGCCGTGGCGAGGGATTCTGCGCGGGCTTCGACCTGTCCGCCTACGCCGACGGCTCCGGCTCGGCCGGCGGTACCGGGGCATACAAGGGCACCGTGCTGGACGGTAAGACCCAGGCCATCAACCACTTCGCGAATCAGCCGTGGGACCCGATGATCGACTACCAGATGATGAGCCGGTTCGTGCGCGGGTTCTCCAGCCTGATGCACGCCGACAAGCCGACGGTGGTCAAGATCCACGGCTACTGCGTGGCCGGCGGCACCGACATCGCGCTGCACGCCGACCAGGTGATCGCCGCCGCCGACGCCAAGATCGGCTACCCGCCGACCCGGGTGTGGGGCGTCCCGGCGGCGGGGCTGTGGGCGCACCGGCTCGGCGACCAGCGCGCCAAACGCCTGCTGCTGACCGGGGATTGCATCACCGGCGCGCAGGCCGCCGAATGGGGCCTGGCGGTCGAGGCGCCGGACCCGGAGGACCTCGACGAGCGCACCGAGCGGCTGGTGCAGCGCATCGCGGCGGTGCCGGTCAACCAGCTGATCATGGTCAAGCTCGCGCTGAATTCCGCTCTGCTGCAACAGGGCGTGGCCACCAGCAGGATGGTCGGCACCCTGTTCGACGGTGTCGCCCGGCACACGCCCGAGGGGCACGCCTTCGTCGCCGACGCCGTCGAGCACGGCTTCCGGGAGGCGGTCCGGCACCGCGACGAGCCGTTCGGCGATTACGGCCGCCGGGCGTCGGAGGTATAA
- the fusA gene encoding elongation factor G — protein MAQKDVLTDLTKVRNIGIMAHIDAGKTTTTERILYYTGISYKIGEVHDGAATMDWMEQEQERGITITSAATTCFWKDNQINIIDTPGHVDFTVEVERSLRVLDGAVAVFDGKEGVEPQSEQVWRQADKYDVPRICFVNKMDKIGADFYFSVKTMEERLGANAIPIQLPVGFEGDFEGVVDLVEMNAKVWRGETKLGETYDTIEIPADLQEKAAEYRTKLLEAVAETDEALLEKYLGGEELTVAEIKAAIRKLTISSEAYPVLCGSAFKNKGVQPMLDAVIDYLPSPLDVPPAVGHAPGKEGEEITRKPSTDEPFSALAFKVATHPFFGKLTYVRVYSGKVDSGSQVINATKGKKERLGKLFQMHSNKENPVETASAGHIYAVIGLKDTTTGDTLSDPNNQIVLESMTFPDPVIEVAIEPKTKSDQEKLSLSIQKLAEEDPTFKVHQDAETGQTVIGGMGELHLDILVDRMRREFKVEANVGKPQVAYKETIKRTVEKVEFTHKKQTGGSGQFAKVLISLEPFHGEDGATYEFENKVTGGRIPREYIPSVDAGAQDAMQYGVLAGYPLVNLKVTLLDGAFHEVDSSEMAFKIAGSQVLKKAAQQAQPVILEPIMAVEVTTPEDYMGDVIGDLNSRRGQIQAMEERAGARVVKAHVPLSEMFGYVGDLRSKTQGRANYSMVFDSYAEVPANVSKEIIAKATGE, from the coding sequence GTGGCACAGAAGGACGTGCTGACCGACCTCACCAAGGTCCGCAATATCGGCATCATGGCGCACATCGACGCCGGCAAGACGACGACGACCGAGCGCATCCTCTACTACACCGGCATCAGCTACAAGATCGGTGAGGTGCACGACGGCGCCGCAACCATGGACTGGATGGAGCAGGAGCAGGAGCGCGGGATCACCATCACCTCCGCGGCGACGACCTGCTTCTGGAAAGACAACCAGATCAACATCATCGACACGCCTGGCCATGTTGATTTCACCGTCGAGGTGGAGCGCAGCCTGCGCGTGCTGGACGGCGCCGTCGCGGTGTTCGACGGCAAGGAAGGCGTCGAGCCGCAGTCCGAGCAGGTCTGGCGGCAGGCCGACAAGTACGACGTGCCGCGGATCTGCTTCGTCAACAAGATGGACAAGATCGGCGCCGACTTTTACTTCTCCGTGAAGACCATGGAGGAGCGCTTGGGCGCCAACGCCATTCCGATCCAGCTGCCCGTCGGGTTCGAAGGCGACTTCGAGGGCGTCGTGGACCTGGTCGAGATGAACGCCAAGGTGTGGCGCGGCGAGACGAAGCTGGGCGAAACCTACGACACCATCGAGATCCCCGCCGACCTGCAGGAGAAGGCGGCCGAGTACCGCACCAAGCTGCTCGAGGCCGTCGCGGAGACCGACGAGGCGCTGCTGGAGAAGTACCTCGGCGGTGAGGAACTCACCGTTGCCGAGATCAAGGCCGCGATCCGCAAGCTGACCATCAGCTCGGAGGCGTATCCGGTGCTGTGCGGCAGCGCGTTCAAGAACAAGGGCGTGCAGCCGATGCTGGACGCCGTCATCGACTACCTGCCCTCGCCGCTGGACGTGCCGCCGGCCGTCGGCCACGCGCCGGGCAAGGAGGGCGAGGAGATCACCCGTAAGCCGTCGACCGACGAGCCGTTCTCCGCGCTGGCGTTCAAGGTCGCGACGCACCCGTTCTTCGGGAAGCTGACCTACGTCCGGGTGTATTCGGGCAAGGTCGACTCCGGCAGCCAGGTCATCAACGCCACCAAGGGCAAGAAGGAGCGGCTGGGCAAGCTGTTCCAGATGCACTCCAACAAGGAGAACCCGGTGGAGACGGCCTCGGCGGGGCACATCTACGCGGTCATCGGGCTCAAGGACACCACCACCGGTGACACCCTGAGCGACCCGAACAACCAGATCGTGCTCGAGTCGATGACCTTCCCGGACCCGGTCATCGAGGTGGCCATCGAGCCCAAGACCAAGAGCGATCAGGAAAAGCTGAGCCTGTCGATCCAGAAGCTCGCCGAGGAGGACCCGACCTTCAAGGTTCACCAGGACGCGGAGACGGGTCAGACCGTGATCGGCGGCATGGGCGAGTTGCATCTGGACATCCTGGTGGACCGCATGCGCCGCGAGTTCAAGGTCGAGGCCAACGTCGGCAAGCCGCAGGTCGCCTACAAGGAGACCATCAAGCGGACGGTGGAAAAGGTCGAATTCACCCACAAGAAGCAGACCGGTGGTTCCGGCCAGTTCGCGAAGGTGCTGATCAGCCTCGAGCCGTTCCACGGCGAGGACGGCGCCACCTACGAGTTCGAGAACAAGGTCACCGGTGGGCGCATCCCGCGGGAGTACATCCCGTCGGTGGACGCCGGCGCGCAGGACGCCATGCAGTACGGCGTGCTGGCCGGCTACCCGCTGGTCAACCTCAAAGTGACTTTGCTCGACGGGGCCTTCCACGAGGTCGACTCGTCGGAAATGGCGTTCAAGATCGCCGGTTCCCAGGTGCTGAAGAAGGCTGCGCAGCAAGCGCAACCCGTCATCCTGGAACCCATCATGGCCGTCGAGGTCACCACGCCCGAGGACTACATGGGCGACGTGATCGGCGACCTGAACTCCCGCCGTGGCCAGATCCAGGCCATGGAGGAGCGGGCGGGTGCGCGCGTCGTGAAGGCGCACGTGCCGCTGTCGGAGATGTTCGGCTACGTCGGCGACCTGCGGTCCAAGACTCAAGGCCGGGCGAACTACTCCATGGTGTTCGACTCGTACGCCGAAGTTCCGGCGAACGTGTCGAAGGAGATCATCGCAAAGGCGACGGGTGAGTAA
- a CDS encoding TetR/AcrR family transcriptional regulator, with protein sequence MAAPGPPPTIGRQRAGKSASRPGKLSRDGIVDGALTFLDREGWDSLTINALATQLGTKGPSLYNHVDSLEDLRRAVRIRVIDDIITMLNRVGEGRARDDAVLVMAGAYRSYAHHHPGRYSAFTRMPLGGDDPEYAAATRGAARPVISVLSSYGLGGEDAFHAALEFWSALHGFVLLEMTGVMDDVDTDALFTDMVLRLARGLEGLNRRTAPGGVVPN encoded by the coding sequence ATGGCAGCTCCGGGACCGCCGCCGACGATCGGGCGCCAGCGCGCGGGGAAATCCGCCTCCCGCCCGGGCAAACTGAGCCGCGACGGCATCGTCGACGGCGCGCTGACGTTCCTGGACCGCGAGGGCTGGGACTCGCTGACCATCAACGCGCTGGCCACGCAGCTGGGGACCAAGGGACCGTCGTTGTACAACCACGTCGACAGCCTGGAGGACCTGCGCCGCGCGGTGCGGATCCGGGTCATCGACGACATCATCACGATGCTGAACAGGGTCGGCGAGGGTCGCGCCCGTGACGACGCGGTGCTCGTCATGGCCGGCGCCTACCGCAGCTACGCGCATCACCATCCCGGTCGGTACTCGGCGTTCACCCGGATGCCGCTGGGCGGTGACGACCCCGAGTACGCCGCCGCCACCAGGGGCGCGGCCCGGCCGGTGATCTCGGTGCTGTCGTCCTATGGCCTCGGCGGCGAGGACGCCTTCCACGCCGCGCTGGAATTCTGGTCCGCGCTGCACGGCTTCGTGTTGCTGGAGATGACCGGCGTCATGGACGACGTCGACACCGACGCGCTGTTCACCGACATGGTGCTGCGGCTGGCTCGGGGTTTGGAGGGTCTGAACAGGCGCACTGCCCCCGGCGGTGTCGTGCCGAATTAG
- a CDS encoding PaaX family transcriptional regulator C-terminal domain-containing protein yields MPSMTARSVVLSVLLGAHPAWATAGELIRLTADFGIKETALRVALTRMVSAGDLIRSADGYRLSDRLLARQRRQDDAMHPRTRAWRGDWIVLIVTSVGTDARTRAALRTTLHDKRFGELREGVWMRPDNLDPGLGPDIADRVRVLKARDEAPAQLAGELWDLRAWAETGHRLLDEMPAAPDVPGRFVVAAAMVRHLLADPVLPDELLPADWPGARLRAAYHGFATELLERREPTRLVEAT; encoded by the coding sequence ATGCCCAGCATGACGGCGCGGTCGGTGGTGCTCAGCGTGCTGCTCGGCGCCCACCCGGCATGGGCCACCGCCGGCGAATTGATCAGGCTGACCGCCGATTTCGGCATCAAGGAAACGGCGCTGCGGGTCGCGCTGACCCGCATGGTCAGTGCCGGCGACCTGATCCGCTCCGCCGACGGCTACCGGCTCTCGGACCGGCTGCTGGCGCGCCAGCGTCGGCAGGACGATGCCATGCACCCGCGAACCCGGGCCTGGCGCGGCGACTGGATCGTGCTGATCGTCACCAGCGTGGGCACCGACGCCCGTACCCGGGCCGCACTGCGAACCACCCTGCACGACAAGCGCTTTGGCGAGCTACGCGAGGGCGTGTGGATGCGGCCCGACAACCTCGACCCGGGCCTGGGCCCCGACATCGCGGACCGCGTGCGGGTGCTCAAGGCTCGCGACGAGGCGCCCGCTCAGCTGGCCGGCGAGCTCTGGGATCTGCGGGCGTGGGCCGAGACCGGGCACCGCCTGCTCGACGAGATGCCGGCCGCCCCCGACGTTCCCGGCCGGTTTGTGGTGGCCGCGGCGATGGTGCGCCACCTGCTCGCCGACCCCGTGCTGCCCGACGAACTGTTGCCCGCCGACTGGCCCGGCGCCCGGCTGCGCGCCGCCTACCATGGCTTCGCGACCGAACTGCTCGAACGACGCGAACCAACCCGACTCGTGGAGGCGACATGA
- a CDS encoding crotonase/enoyl-CoA hydratase family protein: protein MSDPVRVERNGPVTTVILDRPAARNAVNGPTAAALYAAFEEFDRDDGASVAVLWGDGGTFCAGADLKAFGTPDANAVYRTGPGPMGPTRMVLSKPVIAAVSGHAVAGGLELALWCDLRVAEQDAVFGVFCRRWGVPLIDGGTVRLPRLIGQSRAMDMILTGRAVAADEALAMGLANRVVPKGQARQAAEELAAQLAALPQQCMRSDRLSALRQWGMPEPEAIDAEFASISRVAAEAQEGAGRFAAGAGRHGAPAN from the coding sequence ATGAGCGATCCGGTGCGTGTGGAGCGCAACGGCCCGGTGACCACGGTGATCCTCGACCGGCCCGCGGCGCGCAACGCCGTCAACGGCCCGACGGCCGCGGCGCTGTACGCCGCGTTCGAGGAGTTCGACCGCGACGACGGCGCCTCGGTGGCCGTGCTGTGGGGTGATGGCGGAACCTTTTGCGCCGGAGCCGATTTGAAGGCCTTCGGCACACCCGATGCCAACGCCGTGTACCGGACGGGCCCGGGTCCGATGGGGCCGACGCGGATGGTGCTGTCCAAACCGGTGATCGCCGCGGTCAGCGGCCACGCCGTCGCGGGCGGTCTGGAGTTGGCGTTGTGGTGCGATCTGCGAGTCGCCGAACAGGACGCCGTGTTCGGGGTGTTCTGCCGCCGCTGGGGGGTGCCGCTCATCGACGGCGGCACGGTGCGGCTGCCGCGGCTGATCGGGCAGAGCCGCGCGATGGACATGATTCTCACCGGCCGTGCCGTGGCGGCCGACGAGGCGTTGGCGATGGGGCTGGCGAATCGGGTGGTGCCCAAAGGGCAAGCCCGCCAGGCGGCGGAGGAATTGGCGGCCCAGCTCGCGGCGCTGCCGCAGCAGTGCATGCGGTCGGATCGGCTGTCGGCGCTAAGGCAGTGGGGGATGCCGGAACCGGAGGCCATCGACGCCGAATTCGCCAGCATTTCACGGGTCGCCGCCGAGGCGCAGGAAGGGGCGGGGCGGTTCGCCGCGGGCGCCGGCCGCCACGGCGCGCCCGCGAATTAG
- a CDS encoding acyl-CoA dehydrogenase family protein, protein MPDTHVVTNQVPPLENYNPATSAVLVEALIREGGQWGLEEVNEVGALAGTREAQRWGELADRNRPILHTHDRYGHRIDEVEYDPAYHELMRAAIAHGIHAAPWADDRPGAHVVRAAKMSVWNVEPGHTCPISMTYAVVPALRFNPELAKVYEPLLTSRTYDPELKPATAKAGITAGMSMTEKQGGSDVRAGTTQATPNADGSYSLTGHKWFTSAPMCDIFLVLAQAPGGLSCFLLPRILPDGTRNRMFLQRLKDKLGNHANASSEVEYDGATAWLVGEEGRGVPTIIEMVNLTRLDCTLGSATSMRTGLTRAIHHAQHRKAFGAYLIDQPLMRNVLADLAVEAEAATIVAMRMAGATDNALRGDQKEALLRRIGLAASKYWVCKRATPHAAEALECLGGNGYVEDSGMPRLFREAPLMGIWEGSGNVSALDTLRAMATRPECVDVLFDELAEAAGQDPRLGGHVERLRRDLADLDTIAYRARKVAEDISLALQGALLVRHGHPAVAEAFLTTRLDGRWGGAFGTMPTGLDLAPILERALVKG, encoded by the coding sequence ATGCCAGATACACATGTCGTCACCAACCAGGTTCCGCCGCTGGAGAACTACAACCCCGCGACATCCGCCGTGCTCGTCGAGGCCCTGATCCGCGAGGGCGGGCAGTGGGGCCTCGAAGAGGTGAATGAGGTTGGGGCGCTTGCGGGCACCCGCGAAGCCCAGCGGTGGGGTGAGCTCGCCGACCGCAACCGGCCCATCCTGCACACCCATGACCGCTACGGGCATCGCATCGACGAGGTGGAGTACGACCCGGCCTACCACGAGCTGATGCGCGCGGCGATCGCCCATGGCATCCACGCGGCGCCGTGGGCCGACGACCGGCCGGGTGCGCACGTGGTGCGGGCCGCCAAGATGTCGGTCTGGAACGTCGAGCCCGGGCACACCTGCCCCATCTCGATGACGTACGCCGTCGTCCCGGCGCTGCGCTTCAACCCCGAACTGGCAAAGGTCTACGAGCCGCTGCTGACCAGCCGCACCTACGACCCGGAGCTGAAGCCGGCCACCGCGAAGGCCGGCATCACCGCGGGCATGTCGATGACCGAGAAGCAGGGCGGCTCCGACGTGCGCGCCGGCACCACGCAGGCGACCCCGAACGCTGATGGCAGCTACAGCCTGACCGGCCACAAGTGGTTCACCTCGGCGCCGATGTGCGACATCTTCCTGGTGCTCGCCCAGGCGCCGGGCGGGCTGTCCTGTTTCCTGCTGCCGCGGATCCTGCCCGACGGCACCCGCAACCGAATGTTCCTGCAGCGGCTCAAGGACAAGCTCGGCAACCACGCCAACGCCTCCAGCGAGGTCGAATACGACGGCGCCACAGCGTGGTTGGTCGGCGAGGAGGGCCGCGGCGTCCCGACCATCATCGAGATGGTCAACCTCACCCGGCTGGACTGCACCCTGGGCAGCGCCACCAGCATGCGCACCGGCCTGACCCGCGCCATCCACCACGCCCAGCACCGAAAGGCCTTCGGCGCCTACCTGATCGACCAGCCGCTGATGCGCAACGTGCTGGCCGACCTGGCGGTCGAGGCCGAGGCGGCGACCATCGTCGCGATGCGGATGGCCGGCGCCACCGACAACGCGCTGCGCGGAGACCAGAAGGAGGCGCTGCTGCGCCGCATCGGCCTGGCGGCCAGCAAGTACTGGGTGTGCAAGCGCGCCACCCCGCACGCCGCCGAGGCGCTGGAATGCCTGGGCGGCAACGGCTATGTCGAGGACTCGGGCATGCCGCGGCTGTTCCGCGAGGCGCCGCTGATGGGCATCTGGGAGGGTTCGGGCAATGTCAGCGCGCTGGATACCTTGCGCGCCATGGCAACTCGCCCCGAATGCGTCGACGTGCTGTTCGATGAGCTGGCCGAGGCCGCGGGCCAGGATCCGCGGCTGGGCGGACACGTCGAGCGGCTGCGGCGCGACCTGGCCGACCTGGACACTATCGCCTACCGCGCGCGCAAGGTCGCCGAGGACATCAGCCTGGCGCTGCAGGGAGCGCTGCTGGTGCGTCACGGGCATCCCGCCGTCGCCGAGGCCTTCCTGACCACCCGCCTCGACGGCCGGTGGGGTGGGGCGTTCGGCACCATGCCGACCGGGCTGGACTTGGCGCCCATCCTCGAGCGTGCCCTGGTAAAGGGCTGA
- a CDS encoding deoxyribonuclease IV translates to MLIGSHVRNDDPLAAAQADGADAVQFFLGNPQSWKKPKPRDDAETLKAATLPLYVHAPYLINVASANNRIRIPSRKILQDTCDAAAAIAATAVIVHGGHADDNDMDAGFERWVKALDYLDTDVRVYLENTAGGDHAMARHFDTIGRLWDHIGDKGIGFCLDTCHAWAAGEELIDAVDRIKALTGRIDLVHCNDSRDAAGSGADRHANFGTGQIDPELLVAVVEAADAPVICETADEGRKDDIAFLREKTGG, encoded by the coding sequence GTGCTCATCGGTTCCCACGTCCGCAACGACGATCCCCTGGCCGCCGCCCAGGCGGACGGCGCCGATGCGGTGCAGTTCTTCCTCGGCAATCCGCAGAGCTGGAAGAAGCCGAAGCCGCGCGACGACGCCGAGACGCTGAAGGCCGCGACCCTGCCGCTGTACGTCCACGCGCCGTACCTGATCAACGTGGCGTCGGCCAACAACCGCATCCGCATCCCGTCGCGCAAGATCCTGCAGGACACCTGCGACGCCGCCGCGGCCATCGCCGCGACGGCGGTGATCGTGCACGGCGGCCACGCCGACGACAACGACATGGACGCCGGCTTCGAACGCTGGGTCAAGGCGCTGGACTACCTCGACACCGATGTGCGGGTGTATCTGGAGAACACCGCGGGCGGCGACCACGCGATGGCCCGCCACTTCGACACCATCGGCAGGCTCTGGGATCACATCGGCGACAAGGGAATTGGCTTCTGCCTGGACACCTGCCACGCGTGGGCCGCGGGCGAGGAGCTGATCGACGCGGTCGACCGGATCAAGGCCCTGACCGGCCGCATCGACCTGGTGCACTGCAACGACTCGAGGGACGCGGCGGGCTCGGGCGCCGACCGGCACGCCAACTTCGGCACCGGTCAGATCGATCCGGAGCTGCTCGTCGCGGTCGTCGAGGCCGCCGACGCGCCCGTCATCTGCGAAACCGCCGACGAGGGCCGCAAGGACGACATCGCGTTTCTGCGCGAAAAGACCGGCGGCTGA
- a CDS encoding DUF3060 domain-containing protein produces MRAHITDHPSRLTAVALAALVLAGCSSTANPPGGSTATTSGTTATTSAGAAPTSTGGASTTASVEIGNTLNYGSMGTTATLDCANGKSLNVGGSNNTLTVTGTCATATIGGANNKITFDKVDTRISVVGLDNTITYKDGDPKVDNLGSGNTINKG; encoded by the coding sequence ATGCGCGCCCACATCACCGACCACCCGTCCCGGCTGACCGCGGTCGCCCTCGCGGCCCTGGTGCTGGCGGGCTGCAGTTCGACGGCCAACCCACCCGGCGGGTCGACGGCGACGACGAGCGGCACGACCGCGACCACGAGCGCCGGGGCCGCGCCAACGAGCACGGGCGGCGCCAGCACCACCGCGTCCGTCGAGATCGGGAACACGCTGAACTACGGGTCGATGGGAACCACGGCCACCCTTGATTGCGCCAACGGCAAATCGCTGAACGTGGGCGGCTCCAACAACACGCTGACCGTCACCGGCACCTGCGCGACGGCGACCATCGGCGGCGCGAACAACAAGATCACCTTCGACAAGGTCGACACGCGCATCAGCGTGGTGGGGCTCGACAACACCATCACCTACAAGGACGGCGACCCCAAGGTCGACAACCTCGGCTCGGGCAACACCATCAACAAGGGCTAA
- the rpsL gene encoding 30S ribosomal protein S12, with translation MPTIQQLVRKGRRDKIGKVKTAALKGSPQRRGVCTRVYTTTPKKPNSALRKVARVKLTSQVEVTAYIPGEGHNLQEHSMVLVRGGRVKDLPGVRYKIIRGSLDTQGVKNRKQARSRYGAKKEKS, from the coding sequence ATGCCAACCATTCAGCAGCTGGTCCGCAAGGGTCGTCGGGACAAGATCGGCAAGGTCAAGACCGCGGCTCTGAAGGGCAGCCCGCAGCGCCGTGGCGTATGCACCCGCGTGTACACCACCACCCCGAAGAAGCCGAATTCGGCGCTTCGGAAGGTCGCGCGCGTGAAGCTGACGAGCCAGGTCGAGGTCACGGCCTACATCCCCGGCGAGGGTCACAACCTGCAGGAGCACTCGATGGTGCTGGTGCGCGGCGGCCGGGTCAAGGACCTGCCCGGTGTGCGCTACAAGATCATCCGCGGTTCGCTCGACACCCAGGGCGTCAAAAACCGCAAGCAGGCTCGCAGCCGTTACGGCGCCAAGAAGGAGAAGAGTTAA